Proteins encoded together in one Chitinophaga sp. LS1 window:
- the lpxA gene encoding acyl-ACP--UDP-N-acetylglucosamine O-acyltransferase — translation MIHPLTYIHPDAKVAPNVKIDPFTVIHKNVEIGDGTWIGSNVTIMEGARIGKNCRIFPGSVISAIPQDLKFDGEDTTTIIGDNTTIREYVTINRGTKDKWKTVIGSNCLIMAYSHIAHDCEVGNYCVFSNDTTLAGHITVGDHVVLAGMVAVQQFCKIGAHAFVTGGSLVRKDVPPYVKAAREPLSYVGVNSIGLKRRGFSLEKINHILDIYRVIFVKGYKLSKAVSIIEAEYPATDERDEILAFIRESGRGIMKGYTSLSSDE, via the coding sequence ATGATCCATCCGCTTACTTACATCCACCCTGACGCGAAGGTGGCACCAAACGTTAAAATCGATCCATTCACTGTCATCCACAAGAATGTGGAGATTGGTGACGGTACCTGGATCGGGTCGAATGTCACTATCATGGAAGGGGCAAGGATTGGAAAGAACTGCCGTATCTTCCCTGGTTCCGTCATATCCGCTATACCACAGGACCTCAAATTTGACGGAGAAGACACCACCACCATTATTGGAGATAACACCACTATCCGCGAGTATGTAACCATTAACAGGGGTACTAAAGACAAATGGAAAACCGTAATCGGGTCCAACTGTCTGATCATGGCCTACAGCCATATCGCCCACGACTGTGAAGTAGGTAACTACTGCGTATTTTCTAACGACACGACCCTGGCTGGTCACATCACCGTGGGCGACCACGTAGTGCTGGCTGGTATGGTGGCTGTACAACAGTTCTGTAAAATTGGTGCACATGCTTTCGTAACCGGTGGTTCACTGGTAAGAAAAGATGTACCCCCTTACGTAAAAGCTGCACGTGAGCCATTGTCTTATGTAGGCGTGAACTCTATCGGTTTAAAAAGAAGAGGCTTCTCTCTGGAAAAGATCAATCATATCCTGGATATTTACCGCGTGATCTTCGTGAAAGGCTACAAGCTGTCAAAAGCAGTGAGCATCATCGAAGCTGAATATCCTGCTACGGATGAAAGGGATGAAATCCTTGCATTTATCCGTGAGTCCGGACGTGGTATCATGAAAGGATATACGTCTCTCTCCAGTGACGAATGA
- the lpxD gene encoding UDP-3-O-(3-hydroxymyristoyl)glucosamine N-acyltransferase gives MQFSALQLATMLDGKLEGNPDVKVNNIAKIEEAGEGMLSFIANPKYEEFIYTTNASILIVNESLVTERPVKSTLIRVKDAYSAFAQLLEQYKQLVGNKTGIQQPSFVPASVKTGTNVFIGAFAYLGENVVLGNNVKIYPGVYLGDNVVVSDDTVVFPGVKVYENCVVGKRVILHANCVIGGDGFGFAPQPDGKYKKVPQIGNVVIHDDVEIGANTTIDRATMGSTIIRQGVKLDNLIQIAHNVDIDTNTVIAAQTGISGSTKIGKNCVIGGQVGLVGHIQLADGTKINAQSGLSKSITESNTALMGSPAFDYKSSLKSQAIFRNLPDLEKRVKELEDMVKQLLSVREGV, from the coding sequence ATGCAGTTTAGCGCATTACAATTGGCTACCATGTTGGATGGTAAGCTGGAAGGCAACCCGGACGTAAAAGTGAATAACATCGCCAAAATCGAAGAGGCTGGTGAAGGGATGCTCAGTTTCATTGCCAATCCCAAATACGAAGAATTCATCTACACGACCAATGCTTCCATACTCATTGTGAACGAAAGTCTGGTGACAGAGCGTCCTGTAAAGTCTACCCTGATCAGGGTAAAAGATGCTTACAGCGCATTCGCCCAACTACTGGAGCAATACAAACAGCTGGTAGGCAACAAAACTGGTATTCAACAACCATCTTTTGTACCTGCTTCTGTAAAAACAGGCACCAATGTATTCATTGGCGCATTTGCCTACCTGGGTGAAAATGTCGTACTGGGCAATAATGTGAAGATCTATCCGGGTGTATATCTGGGTGATAATGTAGTTGTGAGCGACGACACTGTGGTATTCCCAGGTGTGAAAGTTTACGAGAACTGCGTGGTAGGCAAACGGGTGATCCTGCATGCGAACTGCGTAATCGGTGGCGACGGCTTCGGCTTTGCCCCCCAGCCTGATGGTAAATACAAGAAAGTTCCTCAGATCGGCAACGTAGTGATCCACGACGATGTGGAAATCGGTGCAAATACGACTATCGACAGAGCGACAATGGGCTCCACCATCATCCGCCAGGGTGTAAAACTGGATAACCTGATCCAGATCGCGCACAACGTAGATATAGATACGAATACCGTAATCGCGGCACAGACCGGCATCTCCGGCAGTACCAAAATCGGAAAGAACTGCGTGATCGGCGGCCAGGTAGGTCTGGTAGGCCATATTCAGCTGGCAGACGGCACTAAGATCAACGCGCAGAGCGGTCTTTCCAAATCCATCACCGAGTCAAATACGGCGCTGATGGGCTCTCCTGCTTTTGACTACAAAAGTTCACTGAAAAGTCAGGCAATTTTTAGAAATTTGCCGGACCTTGAAAAACGTGTAAAGGAGCTGGAGGATATGGTAAAACAGTTACTTTCTGTAAGAGAAGGTGTTTAA
- a CDS encoding response regulator — MSQINILWVDDEIESLKSQIMFLENKGYKVSALTNGYDALEFLKEQVVDVVLLDESMPGITGLETLAKIKEIDQQIPVVMITKNEAENVMDEAIGSQITDYLIKPVNPNQVLLSLKKIIDNKRLVAEKTTIGYQQDFRSLFMALNSGPDFNEWMDIYKKLVYWEMEMAKTNNPEMMEVLNSQKAEANTEFAKFISRNYASWVAPKAKEAPVMSHSVFKEKVVPQLDNDVPNFFIIIDNLRLDQWKAILPIFLESFRLVTEDTFYSILPTSTQYSRNAIFAGLLPIDIESRFPQEWKNDDEDGGKNLHEEEFFADQLKRLKLDARFSYTKVTTHNDGQHLVNSIHNLLAYPLNVIVYNFVDMLSHARTEMEVLKELAGDETSYRSITASWFEHSPLHQALRKVADRKINLIIATDHGNVRVKTPVKVIGDKQTTTNLRYKHGRNLNYDAKEVLAFRDPREAGLPKPNVNSSYIFAKEDGYLCYPNNYNYFVNFYRNTFQHGGISLEEVIVPVARLVSK, encoded by the coding sequence ATGAGTCAAATAAATATACTCTGGGTAGATGACGAAATAGAATCACTGAAATCGCAAATTATGTTCCTTGAAAACAAGGGATACAAGGTGTCTGCCCTGACCAATGGCTATGACGCCCTGGAATTTCTGAAGGAACAGGTGGTAGATGTTGTGCTGCTGGATGAGTCTATGCCGGGTATAACTGGACTCGAAACCCTGGCCAAGATCAAGGAGATCGATCAGCAGATCCCTGTGGTCATGATCACCAAAAATGAGGCGGAAAATGTGATGGACGAAGCCATTGGCTCCCAGATCACCGACTACCTTATCAAACCCGTGAACCCGAACCAGGTACTCCTTTCTCTGAAGAAAATCATTGATAATAAAAGGCTTGTGGCCGAAAAGACGACCATCGGTTACCAACAGGACTTCCGTTCCCTCTTCATGGCCCTGAACTCAGGTCCGGACTTCAATGAGTGGATGGATATTTATAAGAAGCTGGTTTACTGGGAAATGGAAATGGCCAAAACCAACAATCCAGAGATGATGGAGGTATTAAACTCCCAAAAGGCGGAGGCCAATACGGAGTTTGCCAAATTCATCTCCCGCAACTATGCCAGCTGGGTGGCTCCGAAAGCGAAGGAAGCTCCTGTGATGTCGCACTCCGTATTTAAAGAAAAGGTGGTGCCACAGCTGGACAATGACGTGCCGAACTTCTTCATTATCATAGACAATCTGCGTCTGGACCAGTGGAAGGCGATCCTGCCTATCTTCCTGGAGTCCTTCAGGCTGGTCACCGAAGATACTTTTTACAGTATACTCCCTACTTCTACTCAATATAGCCGCAATGCGATCTTTGCCGGTCTGTTGCCAATAGATATAGAAAGCCGTTTTCCACAAGAATGGAAAAATGACGATGAAGATGGAGGGAAGAACCTGCATGAAGAAGAATTCTTCGCAGATCAGCTCAAACGCCTGAAATTAGATGCCCGTTTTTCCTACACCAAGGTGACCACTCACAATGATGGTCAGCACCTTGTGAACAGCATACATAACCTGCTAGCCTATCCGCTGAACGTAATTGTGTACAACTTTGTGGATATGCTGAGCCATGCACGTACAGAAATGGAAGTGCTGAAAGAACTGGCAGGGGATGAAACTTCTTACCGTTCTATCACCGCCAGCTGGTTTGAACACTCACCTTTGCACCAGGCGCTGCGCAAAGTGGCAGACAGAAAGATTAACCTGATCATTGCGACTGACCATGGTAATGTCAGGGTGAAGACACCGGTAAAAGTGATAGGAGATAAGCAAACCACTACCAACCTGCGTTATAAACATGGTCGTAACCTGAACTATGACGCCAAGGAAGTACTGGCCTTCAGGGATCCCCGCGAAGCAGGTCTGCCCAAACCCAATGTAAACTCCTCTTATATCTTTGCAAAAGAAGATGGCTACCTCTGCTATCCGAATAATTACAACTACTTTGTCAACTTCTACCGCAATACCTTCCAGCATGGAGGTATTTCGCTGGAAGAGGTGATCGTACCTGTCGCAAGGTTGGTGAGTAAATAA
- a CDS encoding bifunctional UDP-3-O-[3-hydroxymyristoyl] N-acetylglucosamine deacetylase/3-hydroxyacyl-ACP dehydratase encodes MMENQQSPNQHTIKTPVTISGVGLHTGASVNMTLKPGIPGSGIKFRRIDLPNQPVVKADVDYVVDTARSTTLEHNGARVNTIEHIMAALVGTGVDNVEIDIDGPEVPIIDGSAMPFIELIEQTGVAEQDAKKVYYTIDTNITYYDDKKNVEMVALPAVDYRVTCMIDFNSPVLGTQHANLNSLADFRSEIAPCRTFVFLHELEYLINNNLIKGGDINNAIVIVDKPVSEEELARLATVFQRKNISVEQREGILNNIKLRFPNEPARHKLLDIMGDLALVGYPLKAHIIANRPGHASNVEFARRLKQYIKKNKHIKDVPVYDPNKPAIFDLPRIERTLPHRFPMLLVDKIIDLTDTQVVGIKNVTFNEPFFQGHFPNNPVMPGVLQVEALAQCGGILALNTVPDPENYDTYFIKIDNCKFKQKVFPGDTMILKMELLSPIRRGIVEMRGTVFVGNKIVTEGDLTAQIIKTRG; translated from the coding sequence ATGATGGAGAATCAACAGTCGCCCAATCAACACACGATAAAAACCCCTGTCACTATATCGGGTGTAGGTTTGCACACAGGTGCCAGCGTAAATATGACCCTCAAACCTGGTATTCCTGGATCGGGTATTAAGTTCAGACGTATTGATCTGCCCAACCAACCTGTAGTAAAAGCGGATGTGGATTATGTAGTAGATACAGCCAGAAGTACCACACTGGAACACAATGGTGCAAGAGTAAATACCATCGAACATATCATGGCTGCACTGGTAGGTACCGGTGTTGACAACGTAGAAATAGATATTGATGGTCCTGAAGTGCCTATCATTGACGGTAGCGCTATGCCTTTCATCGAACTGATCGAACAGACAGGTGTAGCTGAACAGGATGCTAAGAAGGTATACTATACCATCGATACCAATATTACCTACTACGACGATAAGAAGAATGTGGAAATGGTAGCGCTGCCTGCGGTAGACTACCGCGTCACCTGTATGATCGACTTCAACTCGCCGGTACTGGGTACCCAGCACGCGAACCTGAACAGCCTGGCTGACTTCAGATCAGAAATCGCACCGTGCCGTACCTTCGTATTCCTGCATGAGCTGGAGTACCTGATCAACAATAACCTGATCAAAGGTGGTGATATCAACAACGCAATCGTGATCGTTGATAAACCTGTAAGCGAAGAAGAACTGGCGCGCCTGGCAACCGTTTTCCAACGCAAGAATATCAGTGTGGAACAACGCGAAGGTATCCTGAACAATATTAAGCTGCGTTTCCCTAACGAACCTGCACGTCACAAACTGCTGGACATCATGGGCGACCTGGCACTGGTAGGTTATCCGCTCAAGGCCCATATCATCGCCAACCGTCCGGGACATGCTTCCAACGTGGAGTTTGCCCGTCGCTTAAAACAATACATCAAGAAGAACAAGCATATTAAAGATGTGCCTGTATATGATCCTAATAAACCGGCTATATTTGACCTTCCACGTATAGAGCGGACCCTGCCACATCGTTTCCCAATGCTGCTGGTAGACAAGATCATTGATCTCACAGATACGCAGGTAGTCGGTATCAAGAATGTAACCTTCAACGAACCCTTCTTCCAGGGTCACTTCCCGAACAATCCGGTTATGCCGGGTGTATTACAGGTAGAGGCATTGGCACAATGTGGAGGTATCCTCGCACTGAACACAGTTCCTGATCCTGAAAATTACGATACATACTTTATCAAGATCGACAACTGTAAGTTCAAGCAAAAGGTATTCCCTGGTGACACGATGATCCTGAAGATGGAGCTGCTGAGCCCTATCAGAAGAGGTATCGTGGAAATGCGGGGAACTGTATTTGTAGGTAACAAGATCGTTACAGAGGGCGACCTGACTGCTCAAATCATTAAAACAAGAGGCTAA
- a CDS encoding HD domain-containing protein, which yields MAERKRKIVNDPVYGFITIDHPLIFALISHPYYQRLRRIHQMALAHLVYPGAMHTRFHHSMGAYHLMSCALAELKGKGVEITDEEEIAAKMAILLHDIGHGPYSHALENGIIEGVSHEKISQWLMEELNKELKGALSLTIEIFNGRYHKTFLHQLVSSQLDVDRMDYLNRDSFYTGVSEGVIGYDRIIKMLTVQRNELMVEEKGIYSIEKFIVARRLMYWQVYLHKTVLSAENMLVKILKRAKELALRGVSLFASPALEYFLYHTITAANFEQEPACLQQFCLLDDYDILSAIKVWTTHTDPVLSLLCKWLTNRNLFKCLLSNEAFDTSAITLLKTQVQERYGISGHDLDYFVFTGTASLSAYNINNERINILFKDGTVKDISSIDNALVSHTLAIPVKKFYICHPKI from the coding sequence ATGGCAGAACGCAAGAGAAAAATTGTAAATGATCCGGTGTATGGCTTCATCACGATAGATCATCCGCTGATATTTGCCTTAATTTCCCATCCTTACTATCAGCGCCTGCGCCGTATTCATCAGATGGCCCTGGCACATCTGGTTTATCCGGGAGCGATGCATACCCGTTTTCATCACAGTATGGGCGCTTATCACCTGATGAGCTGCGCACTGGCAGAGTTGAAAGGGAAAGGGGTAGAAATTACGGACGAAGAGGAGATAGCCGCTAAGATGGCTATTTTGCTGCATGATATAGGTCATGGACCTTATTCTCATGCCCTGGAAAATGGAATTATCGAAGGGGTATCCCACGAAAAGATCAGCCAGTGGCTGATGGAGGAGTTGAATAAGGAGCTGAAAGGAGCCCTGAGCCTGACAATAGAAATCTTCAACGGGCGTTATCATAAAACGTTTCTTCATCAGCTGGTGTCGAGCCAGCTGGATGTAGACAGGATGGATTACCTGAATCGTGACAGCTTTTATACGGGAGTTTCTGAAGGAGTAATTGGTTATGACCGTATTATAAAAATGCTCACTGTGCAACGGAATGAGCTGATGGTGGAGGAGAAGGGAATTTATTCAATAGAAAAGTTTATTGTGGCCCGGCGATTGATGTACTGGCAGGTATACCTGCACAAGACAGTATTAAGTGCAGAAAATATGCTGGTCAAAATACTGAAACGGGCTAAAGAACTGGCACTGAGGGGAGTATCCCTGTTTGCCTCGCCGGCATTGGAATATTTCCTGTACCATACTATTACAGCTGCCAACTTCGAACAGGAACCAGCTTGTCTGCAACAGTTTTGTCTGCTGGATGATTACGATATTCTAAGCGCGATAAAGGTATGGACCACCCATACGGATCCAGTCCTTTCCTTGTTATGTAAATGGTTGACAAACAGGAATTTGTTTAAATGCCTGCTCAGTAATGAGGCTTTTGATACCTCGGCCATAACTTTATTGAAAACACAGGTACAAGAAAGATATGGCATTTCTGGCCATGATCTTGATTACTTTGTCTTCACAGGAACAGCTAGTCTGAGCGCGTACAACATTAATAATGAAAGGATTAACATCCTTTTTAAAGACGGGACCGTCAAGGATATTTCGTCAATCGATAATGCACTGGTTAGTCATACACTGGCTATACCCGTAAAAAAATTCTACATTTGTCATCCAAAAATCTAA